From the genome of Gemmatimonadota bacterium, one region includes:
- a CDS encoding sigma-54 dependent transcriptional regulator, translated as MSGALPRVLIVDDDAMFRKILLADLSERGFRVEELDGSGAVATEVVNRAPEVLLLDLNLPDTNGIEVLESLRAAAADCRTIMVTGTEDIAQAVRAIRAGAFDYVTKPVNLDALAVSIERAAEAGRVSRERDLYRQHYDRRFDYVESRNPEMKRIHELARRVAGSETTAVLIDGESGTGKELIANRIHQASARSEMPFLEVNCASLPEQLLESELFGHEKGSFTDASSRKRGLLELADGGTLFLDEVGEMAPPIQVKLLRVLERMTFRRVGGTRDIRVSVRVISATNRELDEEVKRGQFREDLYFRLKVVPVTLPPLRERPEDIPVLARHFLRRFAVSFSQEMSDIAPEAMRALLGYPWPGNIRELRNVMERAVLLHDGTILTAPMLMLPGTSSHSPGGVGEFLGALRGIADDGLPADGVDFEEVSGSVERFLLLAALETTGWNQTGAARKLRLNRDKLRTRMKNHGLTPPAA; from the coding sequence ATGAGCGGGGCTCTCCCACGGGTTCTCATTGTGGACGACGACGCCATGTTCCGAAAGATCCTCCTCGCGGACCTCAGCGAACGCGGGTTTCGCGTGGAGGAGTTGGACGGATCGGGTGCCGTGGCGACGGAAGTCGTCAACCGCGCGCCGGAGGTTCTCCTGCTGGACCTCAACCTTCCTGACACCAATGGGATCGAGGTACTGGAGAGCCTTCGCGCAGCCGCAGCGGACTGCCGGACCATCATGGTCACCGGGACCGAGGACATTGCACAGGCGGTGCGCGCCATCCGAGCCGGCGCCTTCGATTATGTCACAAAGCCGGTCAATCTGGACGCACTGGCTGTGTCCATCGAGCGGGCTGCGGAGGCCGGGCGCGTCTCTCGTGAGCGGGATCTTTATCGGCAGCACTACGACCGCCGCTTCGACTATGTGGAAAGTCGCAACCCGGAGATGAAGCGCATTCATGAACTGGCTCGCAGAGTGGCGGGCAGCGAGACAACCGCGGTGCTCATTGACGGAGAGAGCGGGACGGGGAAAGAACTCATTGCGAATCGGATTCATCAGGCTTCGGCGCGCTCGGAGATGCCGTTTCTCGAGGTGAACTGCGCGAGCCTGCCGGAACAACTGCTGGAGAGCGAACTGTTCGGTCACGAGAAGGGTTCGTTCACCGATGCCAGTTCGCGGAAGCGCGGCCTTCTGGAACTGGCGGACGGAGGGACGCTGTTCCTGGACGAAGTGGGGGAGATGGCCCCGCCCATTCAGGTGAAGCTGCTGCGCGTTCTGGAACGGATGACCTTTCGAAGGGTGGGAGGCACCCGCGATATTCGTGTCTCTGTGCGGGTCATCTCGGCAACCAATCGAGAGCTGGACGAAGAAGTGAAGCGCGGGCAGTTCCGTGAAGACCTCTACTTTCGTCTGAAGGTCGTCCCGGTCACGCTGCCGCCGCTTCGAGAGCGACCGGAGGACATTCCCGTTCTGGCGAGGCACTTCCTGAGGCGGTTTGCCGTCTCATTCAGCCAGGAGATGTCGGACATCGCTCCGGAGGCAATGCGCGCACTCCTGGGTTACCCCTGGCCGGGCAATATTCGCGAGCTCCGCAATGTGATGGAGCGCGCGGTTCTTCTGCATGACGGGACGATTCTCACCGCTCCGATGCTGATGCTCCCCGGGACGAGCAGCCACTCCCCCGGTGGGGTGGGCGAGTTCCTCGGGGCGCTTCGGGGGATTGCTGACGACGGTCTTCCGGCCGATGGTGTGGACTTCGAAGAGGTGTCGGGCTCGGTAGAGCGATTCCTCCTCCTTGCGGCCCTCGAAACCACGGGGTGGAACCAGACCGGTGCAGCGAGGAAGCTCCGCCTGAACCGGGACAAGCTCCGAACCCGAATGAAGAACCACGGGCTCACACCTCCGGCAGCCTAG
- a CDS encoding LptE family protein has product MNKRLCGILAMLSLVGLTGLLSGCPYGFSSSLLPGHIRTVAIPLPENRTDRGDLSSVLADSLVEAFIDNPVLKVADEKDADSLLEAVLLEYHRAPFTYDASENVLEYRVEVIAEVRFVDVRKNKVLWEEKRMRQWATYNHAEVGGQPAEEEDVGIARVVVRLRDDILTRTVEGW; this is encoded by the coding sequence ATGAACAAGCGTCTCTGCGGCATTCTGGCCATGCTGTCCCTTGTGGGACTGACCGGACTTCTCTCGGGATGTCCGTACGGGTTCTCCTCGTCTCTGTTGCCGGGGCATATCCGAACGGTCGCGATCCCGCTTCCTGAGAACCGTACCGATCGTGGAGATCTCAGTTCGGTTCTGGCGGACTCCCTTGTCGAAGCGTTCATCGACAACCCGGTACTGAAGGTGGCTGACGAGAAGGATGCGGACTCGCTGCTCGAAGCCGTCCTTCTGGAATACCATCGCGCCCCGTTCACCTATGACGCTTCCGAGAATGTGCTGGAGTACCGAGTCGAGGTCATTGCGGAAGTCCGGTTTGTGGATGTGCGAAAGAACAAAGTGCTCTGGGAGGAGAAGAGAATGCGGCAGTGGGCCACCTACAATCATGCGGAGGTCGGTGGGCAGCCGGCTGAGGAAGAGGATGTCGGGATAGCCCGTGTGGTCGTCCGACTGAGAGACGACATACTGACGCGTACGGTGGAGGGGTGGTAG
- the leuS gene encoding leucine--tRNA ligase codes for MSEGQTGGEGAGRATPWEDGERYPFAQVEAGWQERWLREETFATDIEEDGRPKFYALVMFPYPSGAGLHVGHPESYVAADILARYHRMTGHRVLHPMGWDAFGLPAEQYAIQTGTHPSVTTRRNIDNFRRQIQSLGLSYDWNREVNTTDPDYYRWTQWIFLRMYRSWYDQNEGRARPIEELPVPEDIRACGKAKVAEFVDAHRLAYRAEVPVNWCPELGTVLANEEIIDGLSERGGHPVERRPLLQWMLRITAYADRLIEDLDSVDWPEPVKAMQRNWIGKSIGAEIDFVPSGASSSIARPFPRDPDPGVIRVYTTRPDTLFGVTFMVLAPEHPLVDAFATPDQRAAVDAYREEARSTSEIERTNPTREKTGVPTGGFVINPASGEPVPVWIADYVLMGYGTGAIMAVPGHDLRDHEFARMHGLPIAPILAVGEEAVAPGEEPPTARFVRSENEAVSLNGLDPEGGKAAILGWLAASGHGREAANTRLRDWLFSRQRYWGEPFPMVTAPDGQVRDLPDSALPVVLPDLADFEPTGTPDPMLAKATDWVEITDPDTGECLLRETNTMPQWAGSCWYYLRYIDPGNQEELVSPDLERSWMPVDVYLGGAEHAVLHLLYARFWHKVLFDLGCVSTPEPFQKLLNQGMILGEDGEKMSKSRGNVINPDEMIEARGADAFRVYEMFMGPLQVDKPWSTKGLRGASRFLDRCWRAAQFPPPEDKQDPHELVRHRTIRKVTEDTVRVRFNTAISTLMEYVNCLTAKESATREDLRVLTLLLAPYAPHLAEEMWERLEFGSGVSREPWPSFDDALATPELVTIVVQVNGKVRGRIEAEGDTPKDELIALARADDAVARHLGEETPRKVIVVPGRLVNFVL; via the coding sequence ATGAGTGAAGGTCAGACCGGGGGAGAGGGCGCCGGACGAGCGACCCCCTGGGAGGATGGAGAGCGGTATCCCTTCGCGCAGGTGGAAGCCGGGTGGCAGGAGCGCTGGCTCCGCGAGGAGACCTTCGCCACCGACATCGAAGAAGACGGGCGGCCCAAGTTCTATGCGCTGGTGATGTTCCCGTACCCGTCCGGCGCGGGGCTTCATGTGGGGCACCCGGAGAGCTATGTGGCGGCAGACATCCTTGCGCGGTACCACCGAATGACCGGACATCGGGTACTGCATCCGATGGGGTGGGACGCATTCGGGCTTCCCGCAGAACAGTATGCGATCCAGACCGGAACGCATCCGAGTGTGACCACGCGCCGGAACATCGACAACTTCCGTCGGCAGATTCAGAGCCTCGGGCTGTCGTATGACTGGAACCGGGAAGTCAACACGACGGATCCGGATTACTACCGGTGGACCCAGTGGATCTTCCTGCGCATGTACCGCTCCTGGTACGACCAGAACGAAGGGCGTGCGCGCCCGATCGAGGAACTCCCGGTGCCGGAGGACATTCGCGCGTGCGGCAAAGCGAAGGTTGCGGAGTTTGTGGACGCCCACCGACTCGCATACCGAGCCGAAGTTCCGGTGAACTGGTGTCCCGAGCTGGGGACGGTTCTTGCGAACGAAGAGATCATTGACGGACTGAGTGAACGCGGAGGCCATCCGGTAGAGCGTCGGCCTCTGCTTCAGTGGATGCTCCGGATTACCGCTTATGCGGACCGGTTGATTGAGGATCTGGACAGTGTGGACTGGCCGGAACCGGTCAAGGCCATGCAGCGCAACTGGATCGGGAAGTCCATCGGTGCCGAGATCGATTTCGTCCCGTCGGGGGCTTCCTCTTCCATCGCGCGCCCGTTCCCCCGCGACCCGGACCCCGGGGTGATTCGCGTGTACACCACTCGGCCGGATACGCTGTTTGGCGTGACCTTCATGGTGCTGGCGCCTGAGCACCCGCTGGTCGATGCATTTGCGACACCGGATCAACGCGCCGCCGTAGACGCGTATCGAGAGGAAGCCCGGAGCACGAGCGAGATCGAACGCACGAATCCAACACGCGAAAAGACAGGCGTGCCGACAGGGGGGTTCGTCATCAATCCCGCCTCCGGGGAGCCGGTACCGGTGTGGATCGCGGACTATGTGCTCATGGGGTACGGGACCGGCGCGATCATGGCGGTCCCCGGGCATGATCTGCGGGATCATGAGTTCGCGCGGATGCATGGGCTCCCGATCGCTCCGATCCTTGCAGTAGGGGAGGAGGCGGTCGCTCCGGGAGAGGAACCGCCGACCGCGCGTTTCGTGCGCTCGGAGAACGAGGCAGTCAGCCTGAACGGACTGGATCCGGAAGGCGGGAAAGCGGCCATTCTGGGCTGGCTCGCTGCTTCCGGACACGGGCGCGAGGCCGCCAATACTCGTTTGAGGGACTGGCTCTTCAGCAGGCAACGCTACTGGGGCGAGCCGTTCCCGATGGTGACGGCACCGGATGGGCAAGTACGGGATCTGCCGGACTCGGCGCTTCCTGTGGTGCTGCCGGATCTGGCGGACTTCGAGCCCACCGGAACTCCGGACCCCATGCTGGCCAAGGCCACCGACTGGGTTGAGATCACGGACCCCGACACGGGGGAGTGCCTCCTCCGGGAAACCAACACCATGCCGCAGTGGGCGGGTTCCTGTTGGTACTACCTGCGCTACATCGACCCCGGGAATCAGGAAGAACTCGTCAGCCCGGATCTTGAGCGGTCCTGGATGCCGGTCGATGTCTATCTCGGCGGTGCGGAACATGCCGTGCTTCATCTTCTGTACGCGCGATTCTGGCACAAGGTCCTCTTCGACCTGGGCTGCGTCTCCACGCCCGAGCCGTTTCAGAAGCTCCTGAATCAGGGGATGATTCTGGGTGAGGACGGAGAGAAGATGTCGAAGTCGCGGGGGAATGTCATCAATCCCGACGAGATGATCGAAGCCCGGGGGGCGGATGCTTTCCGTGTGTACGAGATGTTCATGGGGCCGCTTCAGGTGGACAAGCCCTGGTCGACCAAGGGCCTTCGTGGCGCGTCGAGGTTCCTGGACCGCTGCTGGCGTGCGGCCCAGTTCCCACCGCCGGAAGACAAGCAGGATCCGCATGAACTCGTCCGGCATCGGACCATTCGGAAGGTGACCGAGGACACGGTTCGCGTGCGCTTCAACACGGCCATATCGACGCTGATGGAATATGTCAACTGCCTGACCGCGAAGGAGTCCGCCACCCGGGAGGATCTACGCGTCCTGACGCTCCTGCTGGCGCCCTACGCGCCCCATCTCGCGGAAGAGATGTGGGAGCGCCTGGAGTTCGGATCGGGCGTGTCCCGCGAGCCCTGGCCGAGTTTCGACGACGCTCTGGCCACTCCAGAGCTGGTTACCATCGTTGTGCAAGTGAACGGGAAGGTCCGCGGCCGCATCGAGGCGGAGGGCGACACTCCGAAGGACGAGTTGATCGCACTTGCCAGAGCGGACGATGCGGTAGCCCGCCATCTGGGCGAAGAAACGCCCCGCAAGGTGATCGTGGTTCCCGGGAGACTGGTGAACTTCGTTCTCTGA
- a CDS encoding tetratricopeptide repeat protein, whose amino-acid sequence MSDKLTRKQLKEDHFVDAVMTAWAKAQERPIVAVLALVGVIAIVSIGVRVGREATGAASLNPVAQSALSTARMELAFGRLEEGVESLQAVVQDHPGTEAARESTYLRATALFEAGRFAEAADGFRDFAADPFLDDLLIDGAHLGLAASLEELGDMAAAMEQYLRVWADGKSPATRIDGCLGAARIARSLGDGQRATELLKGLLEAYPNCPEAPVVEYSLAELASSA is encoded by the coding sequence ATGTCCGACAAGCTCACTCGCAAGCAGTTGAAGGAAGACCACTTCGTCGATGCTGTCATGACCGCTTGGGCCAAAGCGCAGGAGCGACCCATTGTTGCCGTGCTTGCGCTGGTCGGGGTGATTGCCATTGTGTCCATTGGCGTGCGCGTGGGGCGCGAGGCCACGGGAGCCGCGTCGCTGAACCCGGTGGCCCAGTCGGCGCTTTCCACCGCTCGCATGGAACTCGCGTTCGGAAGGCTCGAAGAGGGAGTGGAGAGCCTGCAGGCAGTTGTGCAGGACCACCCCGGAACCGAAGCCGCTCGCGAGTCCACCTATCTGCGTGCGACCGCTCTGTTCGAGGCGGGCCGGTTCGCGGAGGCGGCGGACGGCTTCCGCGATTTTGCAGCGGATCCCTTTCTCGACGACCTCCTGATCGACGGGGCGCATCTCGGACTGGCCGCGTCGCTGGAGGAACTGGGAGATATGGCGGCGGCCATGGAGCAGTACTTGCGGGTCTGGGCGGACGGCAAAAGCCCTGCCACGCGCATAGACGGCTGCCTGGGAGCCGCGCGAATCGCCCGGAGCCTTGGGGACGGACAGAGGGCCACGGAGCTACTGAAGGGCCTCCTGGAGGCCTACCCGAACTGCCCGGAGGCACCTGTGGTCGAGTATTCGCTTGCGGAGCTCGCCTCCTCAGCCTGA
- a CDS encoding M28 family peptidase, whose protein sequence is MRSTRFAAGGLLALHLVSFVPGAHGEPLPEAFDLYSADRVAEETIAAFGRAPGAWRVLHREAVEDAWWLLLALPPGLEAGSLPSGSRPNFLASVGPGERVVYAHAETPGHPRLRTGRAVAVTPSGGAVQITREDPARLAGRSSHGFRILNRGRQPVPVSRPGPNTAWAATVNRALSVDASADLRTGAQVETLRNSVEPVRLEAHVRELAELESGAPSSRYWAEPGTENIARLYIGQELENSLGSGSVTTHRFEITADNTTLTVSNVIGTWPSATPNAGAVLVTAHYDAIGLRSDAVELCETARTVPVPGCDCDAGADAILANPHCSWNWRYDAAPGADDNASGISCLLECARILAAGNVAFDFDLLFVAFQGEELGLLGSAAFADSLAAEGTPVHAVLNMDMVGFNALTNRLDVVANEGSEWLADYIIDTAQQFVPELQATKNVAFFARSDHASFWSAGMDAILLTEDMEIPYPQYHTFMDTWENTFPASGRPNSELQLKLSAQLLVSGLARMALHYDQPDLAIPAGEVEVMLPAGVEYFEAGDTVPITARVHNFGASTLSYQGTDTDTLSVRVSFFEGDPQAGGMLLGDVEHLGFFPAGGAVPMTFDWQTLPGDEGVHTFYAQLEGLDAGYASSEISLLNNSHSTEYFLRAQEGTGPRLLSFHVYPNPAFSGRDELRFRYDLTLDAEVRIVVHSLAGEPVGRFTAGDLFTGNGNQAGPNNVEGSAFRWHGEMESGIYVYTIRALDSSGTITDQASGKFALVR, encoded by the coding sequence ATGAGATCGACTCGGTTCGCGGCGGGGGGGCTTCTCGCACTCCATCTCGTGTCCTTCGTACCGGGCGCACACGGGGAACCCCTTCCTGAGGCATTTGATCTCTACTCGGCTGATCGCGTCGCAGAGGAGACCATCGCGGCGTTCGGGAGAGCTCCCGGCGCGTGGCGTGTCCTGCACCGTGAGGCGGTGGAAGACGCGTGGTGGCTGCTTCTTGCACTTCCCCCCGGGCTGGAGGCCGGCAGTCTCCCCAGTGGCTCACGCCCCAACTTCCTGGCGAGCGTCGGCCCCGGCGAGCGCGTCGTCTATGCCCATGCGGAGACGCCAGGGCACCCCCGGCTTCGAACGGGTCGTGCTGTCGCGGTGACCCCCTCCGGAGGTGCCGTCCAGATCACCCGTGAAGACCCGGCTCGTCTGGCGGGGCGCAGTTCGCACGGGTTCCGAATCCTGAATCGCGGCCGGCAGCCCGTTCCCGTCTCCCGGCCCGGTCCGAACACCGCCTGGGCCGCCACGGTGAATCGGGCGCTGAGCGTAGACGCCTCCGCAGACCTTCGCACGGGTGCGCAGGTGGAGACGCTCCGCAACAGCGTGGAACCGGTTCGGCTGGAAGCCCATGTGCGGGAACTCGCGGAACTGGAGAGCGGGGCGCCTTCGTCGCGTTACTGGGCGGAACCCGGCACGGAGAACATCGCGCGGCTCTACATCGGGCAGGAGCTTGAGAACAGCCTCGGAAGCGGCTCCGTCACGACGCATCGCTTTGAGATCACAGCGGACAACACCACGCTGACCGTCTCCAATGTCATCGGAACCTGGCCGTCGGCAACCCCGAACGCAGGAGCCGTACTGGTCACCGCTCACTACGATGCGATTGGACTCCGGAGTGACGCTGTGGAGCTGTGCGAAACGGCCCGCACCGTCCCGGTGCCTGGATGCGACTGCGATGCAGGAGCCGACGCCATCCTCGCCAACCCCCATTGCTCGTGGAACTGGCGCTACGACGCGGCGCCCGGCGCCGATGACAACGCATCCGGGATCAGCTGTCTTCTGGAGTGCGCGCGCATTCTGGCTGCCGGCAATGTGGCGTTCGACTTTGACCTTCTCTTTGTCGCGTTTCAGGGAGAGGAACTGGGGCTCCTGGGCTCGGCAGCCTTCGCGGACTCACTGGCTGCCGAGGGGACTCCCGTGCATGCGGTCCTCAACATGGACATGGTCGGTTTCAATGCGCTGACGAATCGTCTCGATGTCGTCGCCAATGAGGGCTCCGAATGGCTGGCCGATTACATCATCGATACAGCCCAGCAGTTTGTTCCCGAGCTTCAGGCCACCAAGAATGTGGCTTTCTTCGCACGAAGCGACCACGCGAGCTTCTGGAGCGCGGGTATGGACGCCATCCTCCTGACCGAGGACATGGAGATCCCCTATCCGCAGTACCACACATTCATGGACACCTGGGAGAACACTTTCCCTGCCAGCGGTCGGCCCAACTCAGAACTCCAGCTGAAGCTTTCCGCCCAGCTTCTGGTTTCCGGCCTTGCGCGAATGGCTCTTCACTACGACCAACCAGACTTGGCCATCCCGGCGGGGGAGGTGGAGGTCATGCTCCCCGCGGGAGTCGAGTACTTTGAGGCTGGAGATACGGTCCCCATCACCGCGCGTGTCCACAACTTCGGAGCGTCGACACTTTCGTATCAGGGAACGGACACGGATACGCTGTCTGTCCGGGTTTCGTTTTTCGAGGGTGATCCGCAAGCGGGGGGGATGCTCCTGGGGGATGTCGAGCACCTCGGCTTCTTCCCGGCGGGCGGAGCCGTGCCGATGACCTTTGACTGGCAGACCCTCCCGGGGGATGAAGGGGTGCACACCTTCTATGCTCAATTGGAGGGACTGGATGCGGGTTATGCCTCTTCGGAGATCTCCCTGCTCAACAACTCTCACTCGACCGAGTATTTCCTCCGTGCACAGGAGGGGACCGGGCCGCGACTGCTGTCGTTCCATGTTTATCCGAACCCGGCATTCTCCGGGCGGGACGAGCTCCGCTTTCGCTATGATCTGACGCTTGATGCAGAAGTTCGCATTGTCGTACACAGCCTGGCCGGGGAGCCGGTAGGGCGGTTTACAGCGGGCGACCTGTTCACCGGAAACGGGAATCAGGCGGGTCCCAACAATGTGGAGGGCTCTGCGTTTCGCTGGCACGGCGAGATGGAAAGCGGCATCTATGTCTACACCATCCGGGCGCTCGACTCATCGGGGACCATTACCGATCAGGCTTCCGGCAAGTTCGCGCTCGTCAGATAG
- a CDS encoding hybrid sensor histidine kinase/response regulator, with amino-acid sequence MSDFRKPAECLLPDTMAGPPGERTSAVTTTREKILVVDDDENIRETLREFLSMGDYEVEAACDGREAMELLGRASFDLMLVDLRMPHVDGMSLLEWSQKACPEASVIVITGHATVETTIRALRLGAFDYLLKPFTLDEVARVVGNCLERSRLRRENSELTRVNQRLREVERIKDDLLATVSHEFRTPLTALQGFLSMLESQPEHPSRAGDAMDGLRDNVSRLDALISNLLILVEANSGALTPILEPVALGEFLRAWVRNGPAGDLRELVRLEVPECASDARVLVDRTRLGLCIANLVDNARKFTRDPASQEILLRASVDASRVHIDIHDNGIGVDAPDLAEAFDRFTQGDMSSTRAFPGAGLGLSVTRCLAEAHGGSVRFIQPELGGASVRITLPGPSEH; translated from the coding sequence ATGTCCGACTTCAGAAAGCCCGCCGAGTGCCTGCTCCCCGACACGATGGCAGGACCGCCGGGAGAGCGCACGAGCGCAGTGACCACCACGAGGGAGAAGATCCTCGTGGTGGACGACGACGAGAACATCCGCGAAACGCTGCGAGAATTCCTGTCCATGGGAGACTACGAAGTCGAGGCCGCCTGCGACGGAAGAGAAGCGATGGAACTTCTCGGCCGCGCGAGCTTCGATCTCATGCTGGTCGATCTGCGAATGCCCCATGTCGATGGAATGTCGCTGTTGGAGTGGTCGCAGAAGGCCTGTCCGGAGGCTTCGGTAATCGTCATCACCGGGCACGCCACGGTGGAGACCACCATTCGCGCGCTGCGCCTCGGCGCGTTCGACTATCTCCTCAAGCCGTTCACGCTGGACGAAGTGGCGCGCGTCGTCGGGAACTGCCTGGAACGCTCTCGCCTTCGCCGCGAGAACAGCGAACTCACGCGGGTCAACCAGCGACTTCGCGAAGTGGAACGCATCAAGGATGACCTGCTCGCGACCGTTTCCCATGAGTTTCGTACGCCACTCACCGCGCTCCAGGGCTTTCTGTCGATGCTGGAGTCTCAGCCGGAGCATCCTTCCCGGGCAGGAGACGCGATGGATGGCCTTCGGGACAATGTGAGTCGACTGGATGCGTTGATTTCGAATCTGTTGATTCTGGTGGAGGCCAACAGCGGAGCGCTGACGCCCATACTGGAACCCGTGGCCCTGGGGGAGTTCCTGCGCGCCTGGGTCCGAAACGGTCCCGCAGGAGATCTCCGCGAACTCGTACGGCTCGAAGTGCCCGAATGCGCATCGGATGCGAGAGTGCTCGTGGACCGGACGCGCTTGGGACTGTGTATCGCGAACCTCGTGGACAATGCCCGCAAGTTCACGCGCGATCCCGCGTCTCAGGAGATTCTCCTTCGTGCGTCGGTGGACGCTTCCCGAGTACACATCGACATTCACGACAACGGCATCGGCGTCGACGCTCCCGACCTTGCAGAAGCGTTCGATCGTTTCACGCAGGGCGACATGTCCTCCACGCGAGCGTTCCCCGGCGCCGGGCTGGGACTCTCGGTGACGCGGTGTCTGGCAGAAGCCCACGGAGGCAGCGTGCGCTTCATTCAGCCCGAACTTGGCGGTGCCTCGGTTCGCATCACACTCCCCGGCCCATCGGAACACTGA
- a CDS encoding FliA/WhiG family RNA polymerase sigma factor, producing the protein MKSRPADQIWKDYRKKRSPELREKLVLRYVPLVKYVAGRMAIGLPPSVQTEDLISSGVLGLMDAIDKYDLDRKTRFETYAVTRIRGAILDELRALDWIPRSTRQKARKLEGVYTELEASLGRSATTGEVADRMQISTRALHKLMDEVRSTSLISLDEFVSSKDGDGQTRLVDALEDRAGLSPAQHMDIEDLKISINRAIGRLPSRERLVIALYYYERLTLKEIGSLLGVSESRISQIHTKAVQRLRGKLRGETSTLVSGLMGTGIPQEFSDAENDGARAVLPDITSLLSA; encoded by the coding sequence ATGAAGAGCCGCCCCGCAGACCAGATCTGGAAGGACTACCGCAAGAAGCGATCCCCGGAACTGCGAGAGAAGCTCGTGCTGCGATATGTCCCCCTGGTGAAGTATGTCGCGGGACGCATGGCCATCGGGCTCCCGCCGTCGGTGCAGACCGAAGACCTGATCAGCTCCGGCGTGCTCGGACTCATGGACGCCATCGACAAGTACGACCTCGATCGGAAGACGCGGTTTGAGACCTACGCCGTGACCAGAATCCGCGGAGCCATCCTGGACGAACTCCGCGCTCTCGACTGGATCCCTCGCTCCACGCGTCAGAAGGCCCGCAAACTGGAGGGCGTCTACACGGAACTGGAGGCTTCTCTCGGGCGTTCCGCAACCACCGGTGAAGTGGCCGACCGGATGCAGATCTCGACGCGAGCCCTGCACAAGCTGATGGACGAGGTCCGCTCCACAAGCCTCATCTCGCTGGACGAGTTTGTCTCCAGCAAGGACGGCGACGGGCAGACGCGTCTGGTGGATGCGCTGGAAGATCGCGCCGGTCTCAGTCCCGCGCAGCACATGGACATCGAGGACCTCAAGATCAGCATCAATCGCGCGATCGGTCGTCTCCCTTCGCGGGAGCGGCTGGTCATTGCGCTGTACTACTACGAGCGTTTGACGCTGAAGGAAATCGGGTCGCTCCTGGGTGTCTCGGAGTCGCGCATATCTCAGATCCACACCAAGGCGGTTCAGCGCCTTCGCGGGAAGCTTCGCGGCGAGACTTCGACACTGGTGTCCGGCCTCATGGGTACGGGCATCCCACAGGAGTTCTCCGATGCGGAGAACGATGGCGCCCGCGCCGTGCTCCCTGACATCACCAGCCTTCTGTCGGCTTGA